The Zymoseptoria tritici IPO323 chromosome 4, whole genome shotgun sequence genome includes the window GAGTGGCGGTCACACAGCAGATGGGCATGAACGAAGACGATCTCAAAAACATGCCACTTGCTTCGCAACCCAAGGGCATAAAGACATCGATGCTACCATATCAGCTGCAAGCGTTGCGTTGGCTTCTCGATCACGAAACTCCAGTACTTCCCGGCCCTGGTACAGACGAATCTGTGCAGCTATGGACTCGCTCAAACGGTGGCTATACCAACCTTGCTTCCAACTTCACAACCAGTCAAGCACCACCACTTGCTTCCGGTGGGATCCTCGCTGACGACATGGGTCTGGGCAAGACGCTTGAGATGATATCTCTCATCGTTGCTGATGCTGAGAAGTTCGGCAGAGGCACGACACTCGTCGTGGCACCGCTGAGCGTCATGTCCAATTGGACGACACAGATCGACGCTCATGTGAAGCAAAGCAGCAAAATGAGTTGCTATACGTATCACGGCACAGGACGAGTGGACAGCATGGCGGCGGAAGACTTCGCAAATTACGATGTGGTTCTCACGACATACCAAACGTTGGCCAGTGACTTCATGCCACGAGGCAAGGGTTCAAAGCAGCCGGAGAACAAGCTCCGCGAGAAAGGCCTCTACAGCATGGAGTGGCGGCGTGTCATTCTTGACGAAGGTCACATTGTCCGCAACCCACAAACGAAAGGCGCTGGTGCTGTCAACAACCTCACGTCCCGTTCTCGATGGGTACTGACCGGCACACCCATTGTCAATTCACTGCGAGATCTGTTCTCTCTCTTACGGTTCGTCGGTATCACGGGCGGTCTCAACCAGCTGGATGTGTTCAACGCTGTGCTCGTCCGACCGTTGAGTAATGGAGGTGCAAAGTCTGAGGACGCCTCTATTCTGCTGCAAGCCGTCATGCGAGCCTTCACTCTACGCCGACGCAAAGACATGGCGTTTATCGACCTTCGACTGCCGAAATTGGAGGAGTTTGTCCATCGTCTCGACTTCACAGAGAAGGAACAGACGCGATACGACGCTTTCCGTGATGAAGCCAAGGGTCTCATGATGAAGTACGAGCAGAACGCTGCTGCTGGCGCGAAGACAACAGCCACATACAATCACGTCCTGGAAGTTCTTCTCCGAATGAGACAGTGTTGTAATCACTGGGGTCTCTGTAAGGAGCGAGTTAGTCGGTGAGTGTGGCCCGGTGATGTGATATGATGACGAGGTGATGTTGTGCTGACGATTCTAGCTTGCTCGCACAACTGGAGAAGCAAGCCGTGGTTGACCTCAATCCTGAGAACACGAAAGCTCTGCGTGACATCCTTCAGGTCCAGATCGAGTCAGCTGAGGAGTGCGCCATATGTGAGTACCGCGTCGAAGTCAATCCGCCGGTGCTTTGCTGACAGGTACCCTCCAACAGGTCTCGAGACTCTTCACGAGCCTGTCATCACAGCATGCGGTCACAGCTTCGGGAAGGACTGCATCGTTCGCGTCATTGAGGGCCAACACAAGTGTCCCATGTGTCGAGCTGAACTGAAAGACGAGTCTTGCTTGGTGAAGCCAGCAACGGAGACAGGAGACGAAAAAGCCGACGACGAAGTCGATCTACACCAAAGCTCCAGCAAGCTCGAGGGCATCGTCAAGATTTTGCAGGCCACCAAGACGGACAAGACGATCGTTTTCTCTCAGTGGACCAGCTTCCTTGACATTGTCAGCGCTAGACTAGACAAGGACGGGGTAAAGTACTGCCGACTTGACGGCACGATGAATGTGGCCAAGCGAGATGAAGCCATCGAGGCTCTTAACAGCGATCCGAAGACAACAGTCATGCTGGCTTCACTTGCCGCATGCTCTGTTGGCCTGAACCTCACGGCGGCGTCGAACGTGATCTTATCAGACACGTGGTGGTATGTGTTGGTCATGCTCACGATTCACGGGCTTCGGCTAACTCTCTTACAGGGCCCCAGCTATTGAAGATCAAGCCGTTGACAGAGTGCACCGTCTCGGCCAGAAGAAGGAAACGAAGGTGTTCCGACTGGTCATGGAGGGGAGCATTGAGGTATGACATCTTCGGCTCTTCGCTCGTGACAAGCAACCATACAGTGGAGCAGAATGTCCAGCTAATAGCACCGCACAGGAGGAAACCATCCGAATCCAGACTGATAAGCGGAAGCTCATGGCTCTCGCTTTCTCGGAGAAGTCGAACAAGAGAGCAGCGCCAAAGACCAGCCGCATCGCCGACATCCAACGGCTACTGGCTTGATTGAGGAAGTCCTAGCCGCCAGCGCTAGGTTCCACACCGCACCATCACGACATCCCATAGCATCGAGCCATGACTGGCTTGCGTACGTCAACTCAAAAGTTTGTAGATCTCTTCTCAAgcacgaaggaggaaggccAGACTCGCGCCTCGGAAGTGCAGCATGTGAGTAAGACGGCAATCGTGGCTGTCGCAGAGCCGCTCGTGGTGGTATACTGGTATGGGATCAAGCCAGTTGATCTGCTAGCAAGTGGACCGCGCGGCAATGATGATCGAGTGCAGATCTCTGAACTAGAGACTTCGCTCCAGCGGTGTAGGTAGTGCGAAGTATGTCTGTGTATGAGTTGGTATTACACATAATTCTTCGACTTGAGAGAGGGGTTCTTCACACGATCTCCATCATGCACGGGCCGTCATCGCTGATTTCGTCAGTTATTCAGACGAAGCTTAAAACAACGACAAGCAATCGAAGCTTGATCCGACAGCACACCTTGATCAAGACAAAGTGTACGCGTGGCGTGCAAGGCCAGAGGAAACAAGAATCTGGACTTCACATGTCTCGCTCGCATGAGTCGAGCCCCTCTGCAAAAGAGTGGGTGGCTCTGCCGTCTGCACATGATGTCGATCATTGGCCGGCTAGTTCGGCTTGCGGCAGTGTAGAGGAACCAGATCTGCCGGGCCGCGGTGACGAAGGATTTGCGCCCAAGATGGTGCACCTGTGCACGATCGGATTGGAAGATGTGATTTGCATTTGATGTTTTTGGTATGTGGGGTTTTGTGAATGATGAGATGGTCAAACTCATGTGTTGTGACGAGGGTGGTGAGTCCGGGATGCGGCGATCCGAGGCGGTTGATCTCGCACTTTTCGTGCATTTGTGCTTTGCTGTGTGCTGGCTGGCTTTATTAGTGGACTCCGGCAGAGCGGCGTGTTTTGTTTAGCATGTGATCGAAGCGGTACCTCCAGTGAGTGCACAGCCTCGACACTAAGGTCCGTCAAATTGCAGGATCCTGCACACTTGCAACGGCAAAGGGAGAGGAAACGGACGTCGCTCCTGATCGGTCTTTGCTCGACGGTGACCAGACTCCAAGAGATTTTACAATACGAGAAGATGACCTGCGGTCAGCACGGCAGAACAATGGGTGTAAGGGACACCGTGGCGCAGTGCAGGGTGGTGATGGAATCCGATGCCGTTGCGGTCGTAGTGGTAACGAGTCCCGGAGATGTGCTAGGGTGGTACTTGGAGACGTACTTCTTTCTGATGGGCGAGGGCGAGAACTACTACTGGAACTTCCAGAAGGTTAATTTTCGTTGTTCACACGACGGACGGGAAGATTTCCTTTGGTAGTTCTAACCTCGTAAAGACCTTGGGTGGGTGGGATGTGGGATCGGTATATCTCTAGTCTTTGAGCTTCCACCCATTCGAGTTAAGATTGGTGGGAGCTGTTATCGAAAACACTCTATACTGTCCACAAGTAGCAACCAGACCGGTAGTTCTATGCTCGAGGATATCATGCCGGTCCCTTGGTCGAAGTTTGGTGGGGCGTATTTTCCCATGCAACTCTGCCCTGCCCTGCCTACCCGCCGTTCGCCCTCTTCCACTAAAGTACTCTCCCTTTGACATCTCTTTCTCCCCCGAACCCAAACCCTTTCTCATGTCTACCACAATTTGCCGATTTTGAGTCTGTTCAGATCTTCCGTTAGCCACGGCGACCTTACGGTCAGGCCTGTAGCGCTGCGTTTCGAGTTGTCCGCTCTTCCAGGTTCCTTCCCTTCTCCATCGCGAGTGAATCCTCGACCGCGCCATGGACGATTGAACAACACTTCCCTTGTGAGCATCCTTAACCCTGACCGACCTGCCTTCTGGCCGGCCTTCTGGAACAGACCCCTTCCTGACCACCCTGGCTGGCGTACCGGACTATATCATTCTGCACCGGCACTTGAGCACAACCAACTACTCGGGGCTTGAGAGACAAAGCTCCCGCTCAAAAGTCGCGCAAACTTCACTTTGTCCCTCTCCGCACGTGCCCACTTGCAATCTCCGGAATGGTTATCAAGGAAGACGGCACCAAATGGGCATGCCAATCATGCCTCAAAGGTCACCGTGTGAGTGGTTGCACTCATACTGGTAAGACGGCCGCGTCAACACTCACCCACCGCGTTCTGTACTGACCGTGTCTCTTCCCAGACCGCGAACTCACCCTGGTTCCGAAGAAGGGAAGGCCGGTCACTCAATGCCACCACTGTCGTCTCGAACGAAAGAAGCGATCTGCTCATGTAAAGTGCGATTGTGGTGAAGTCGAAAAGCCTCACCACCCGAAAGAGAAATGCATACACTTGCGTGAGGCCGAGGAGCGAGCCAAGGCTGGATTCCACGACGACCACCATGAAGAAAAGGACCCGGCACATTTGGCCGCTGTTGCAGAAGAGCAGGGTTGCTGCTGCCATCATGGAGGCAAATGTACATGTTCATTTCTCAAGCGGGAGCCCGGTATCGACGATGGATCTACTCCTCCACATGGTCCAGCCGTGCCCAAACCACGACTCGACAGTACCCGATCCGATGGCTCCATCACTGTCTTTGCCAATGGACATCACAAGCCAGTTCATCGAAAGAACTTCGCGGCCCATGAATGCGGCATGCCTTACAAGATGCCCGCTGCCAGGCACAACTCCGATCAAAGCGTGGCGAGTGCGGCTACCCGGTCTGTGGATAGTCTCGCCCTGAACAACAATCTGGGATACGCCAATTACCAGGCCAATGTGCCATATCAATCCGAACCGATACGATCTCACTCGGGCGAGAATTCACCCATGCGACCGCATCGAGCCACATTATCTTCCATGGACTTTTCTGACCTCAGAAATATACAGCCCAGTAACAGCATCGACACGACAGTCAACGACTCGACGGCATTTCCACAATTTGGTCCTACGTCTAGCATTGCAGAAAGCTCTTACGATCCATGGTCTGCCTTTCCTTCGGACTCGAGCATTCACGCCAACGGCAATACTTTCGGCGCTTGGCCAAGTGTGTTTGAGAACGGCAGTATTGCTCAGCCAGCGTTGACGGCTGCATCATCGGGAACACAGTCCGAGGTCGATGAGATTCCCAACATGGACGACTTCTACGGCGCATCCATGCAGATGCCCATCATCCAAGAGGACGCGAACGTTCAACCCGGATTCGTCGACGACTCCAACATCAACCGTCGTAGTCTGCCGCCCGGCTTCTTTGGCAATGTGGACTTCAGCATGCCATCAGGACTGAACATGATTGAAGCTCCTGCTGGCAACGCCATGGAGTCTGGAAGTGGGAAATCGAACTCTGGAGACACTGTCATGGGTTTTATCGACCCCTGGCAATCCCCTAGGTCGCCTTCAGCTGCGACCATGGCACCGCGGTCAGCCATGAGTCCCTCTGGCAGACCTCAATCCCAGTCCGTTGGCCCAAGCAGCGCACCAGCCGAGGATCTCATCCGGCAACTCTTCCCGGACATCGACGCCGGCAGTCCGTTGTTTAGCATGGGCAACAGTCCCAGCGCAGGCGACCTGGCGCCGTTTAAAAGAGGCGGCGGGCTGTCCTACACATCTGCGCCCATCGATTCAAGTGCAATGGACAGCATGTCAGCCTACGCGCCACAGTCGTGGAACGACGGCTCGTTGAGTGTGCCAAACGATGAGTTTCCCAGCTTCAACATGGATCAAAATTTTGCCAGCACAGAGTTTGGGAACGGCTGGCAGTATCAGTAACGAATGCATATATCATAGGTCTCACGTCGTCTCGTGGCTGAGAGAGTAGGCATCAGCATAACGGCCGCAAATACGGAAGAGCAGTATCATATCGAGGTGTGAGCGACTTTTGTTGGGCTCATCGGGAGATGATTTGCATGGGAGCGATTTCGGCCGGTAGGCAATGGAACGACAGTGAACAGACGCACACTTTGAGCTTGCATGCTTTGTTCTCCGGAGACTGAAACGTCGTGATATCAGTGTTGCTACAGGGTGTTGAAGTTGACATGTTGCATCGTGAGCTTGTAAATGTGCTGTCTTTGAGGATAAAAGACATCAACTTCGCAACTTGTCCATCTTTCAACGCCAACTCGGGTCTTTTAGCTATCGCAAGTGTTCCACACttgtatatatatataccaGTACGCGTGTCGAGTCACTTGGCGGCAAAGACATCTCTTGGACACAACATCCCGGTTCGAAGCTGGACGTCATCTCCCAAAATCTTGAGGACGTACGATCCGGAAGGTTTCACGACATACAGCATACTATTCGCACGAAGCATCGACCATGGGACTCCTCACGAACCTCACAAACCTCAAGGACAAGGTCGAGGCCGCAAGGCactctgctgctgctcccTCACCTCCATCCGCAGCCCAACCACAAACTCAGCCCAGCTCCTCTTCCAAACCATGTTCCAAGAGAGGTCTATGTTGGCCTCTAgagaacaacaacaacaacgatcAAGTCTCCGCCTTCACCCGCCCAGGCACAAAAGTCTCATGGCTATGTACATCTCTCCCaatccaccacctccatctACACACCGCCTGACCCTCCCTCGCAGACAACTGGTCCCCCAACCCAACCACCTGTTCCCTCGAATGGGTCCCCATGTCCTGGAACACCGCAGACATGTCCTCCCTCCCAGGCAAAGTCGCCCACCAATCCGCCAGtcacctcctcgccttcaacGAGCCCGAACTCCCCGACCAATCCAAcatctccgtctcctccgccgccgcggcatGGCTCGAACACATCGAACCCATCCGACGCACTGGCGTCCGCTGCGGCAGTCCAGGCATCTCTTCCGCAGGCCACGCCGTGAAATGGTTGCAGGACTTCGTATCCGCCATCCGACAGGGCGGTTCAGATGTGGACTTTTGGGCTATCCACTGGTACGGTGTTGATCTGGGCGGGTTTTACGACTACATCTGGTCGACGCATCATCAACTCGGACCGGAGAAACCGGTCTGGATCACCGAGTTTGCGGCGACGAATTGGAATGAGAGTGAGCCACTGCCCCGAGAGCATGTAGAGAATTTCGCGAGGGAGAGTTTTAAGTATGTTGACACGTTGGATTGGGTGGAGCGGTATTGTTGGTTTGGACCGATGAGGAACACGGGGACGGTGGGGAAGTGGGCGAGGATGTATGATGATGAGGGCAAATTGACGGCGCTGGGGAAGGCGTATAGAGATGAGTGATGATCTAAGGTATGATTAATCTAAACGGGATGATAGTTTGCACGACTGGAGCAATGCGTAGCTCATTCTGATTCCGAGTTTCTTGATAATCTATCCACGACAGATCTATGTGTTCCTCAAAAACACCCCTTGGCCCAGACTCGTCAGATACCCATACCTCGTCAACATGGTCGGATCGAATTGGCCCTCCTCTCCGTGAGAACTACTACCCACCGCCGCATCCGCCAACCCTAGTAAgcctccatcaccaccgaATTGCAACATTTtatccctcttcttcttgaccAACTCCCTCACTGCTCCGTCCCAGCCTTCACTCTCTAGCTTGCCCGCCAGGCCTCGACCTTCGCCGAGACATTGCGCCAATTGATCGAGTCCTTTCATCGCTTCactcctcgtcttcggtaCGTCGCAGAGTTC containing:
- a CDS encoding SNF2 family DNA-dependent ATPase domain-containing protein; protein product: MAPSSTNNDKRKRVDVDLTGNDDEQTSSRKAPRTAAPSSQISRSQRPFAAAGSSTTEREAWLANDIEDDIDEVIGSSQDDAAGSDRLQLYGDLSIKIVGCQYYRGNANPGEHILMRREPGNPYDTNAIRIDNVSGHQIGHIPRKTAEKLSKYIDNRWLRYSSLMADGVLVRLADRETGPDPTSDEGKTLVEKMKVDKLPIKAITDAEKAEKQPAGGGSGSASKGGQPTYANGHIPNGTQEQQMAEILEASARIDPRGVAVTQQMGMNEDDLKNMPLASQPKGIKTSMLPYQLQALRWLLDHETPVLPGPGTDESVQLWTRSNGGYTNLASNFTTSQAPPLASGGILADDMGLGKTLEMISLIVADAEKFGRGTTLVVAPLSVMSNWTTQIDAHVKQSSKMSCYTYHGTGRVDSMAAEDFANYDVVLTTYQTLASDFMPRGKGSKQPENKLREKGLYSMEWRRVILDEGHIVRNPQTKGAGAVNNLTSRSRWVLTGTPIVNSLRDLFSLLRFVGITGGLNQLDVFNAVLVRPLSNGGAKSEDASILLQAVMRAFTLRRRKDMAFIDLRLPKLEEFVHRLDFTEKEQTRYDAFRDEAKGLMMKYEQNAAAGAKTTATYNHVLEVLLRMRQCCNHWGLCKERVSRLLAQLEKQAVVDLNPENTKALRDILQVQIESAEECAICLETLHEPVITACGHSFGKDCIVRVIEGQHKCPMCRAELKDESCLVKPATETGDEKADDEVDLHQSSSKLEGIVKILQATKTDKTIVFSQWTSFLDIVSARLDKDGVKYCRLDGTMNVAKRDEAIEALNSDPKTTVMLASLAACSVGLNLTAASNVILSDTWWAPAIEDQAVDRVHRLGQKKETKVFRLVMEGSIEEETIRIQTDKRKLMALAFSEKSNKRAAPKTSRIADIQRLLA